One region of Polyodon spathula isolate WHYD16114869_AA chromosome 25, ASM1765450v1, whole genome shotgun sequence genomic DNA includes:
- the LOC121300215 gene encoding golgin subfamily A member 6-like protein 2, which produces MYGIGESGCEAGIGEESGCEADIGEESGCDAGIGDSGCEAGIGEESGCEAGIGEESGCEAGIGEESGCEAGIGESGCEAGIGEESGCEAGIGEESGCEAGIGEESGCEAGIGEESGCEAGIGESGCEAGIGEESGCEAGIGESGCEAGIGEESGCEAGIGEESGCEAGIGEESGCEAGIGEESGCEAGIGEESGCEAGIGEESGCEAGIGEESGCEAGIGESGCEAGIGEESGCEAGIGESGCEAGIGESGCEAGIGEESGCEAGIGEESGCEADIGESEGDAGIAVSGCEAGIREESGCEAGIGESGCDAGIVVSGCDAGIGVSGCEAGIGESGC; this is translated from the coding sequence ATGTATGGTATTGGAGAGTCAGGGTGTGAAGCTGGCATTGGAGAGGAGTCAGGGTGTGAAGCTGATATTGGGGAGGAGTCAGGGTGTGATGCAGGTATTGGGGACTCGGGGTGTGAAGCTGGCATTGGGGAGGAGTCAGGGTGTGAAGCTGGCATTGGGGAGGAGTCAGGGTGTGAAGCTGGCATTGGGGAGGAGTCAGGGTGTGAAGCTGGCATTGGGGAGTCAGGGTGTGAAGCTGGCATTGGGGAGGAGTCAGGGTGTGAAGCTGGCATTGGGGAGGAGTCAGGGTGTGAAGCTGGCATTGGGGAGGAGTCAGGGTGTGAAGCTGGCATTGGGGAGGAGTCAGGGTGTGAAGCAGGTATTGGGGAGTCAGGGTGTGAAGCTGGCATTGGAGAGGAGTCAGGGTGTGAAGCTGGCATTGGGGAGTCAGGGTGCGAAGCTGGCATTGGGGAGGAGTCAGGGTGTGAAGCTGGCATTGGGGAGGAGTCAGGGTGTGAAGCTGGCATTGGGGAGGAGTCAGGGTGTGAAGCTGGCATTGGGGAGGAGTCAGGGTGCGAAGCTGGCATTGGGGAGGAGTCAGGGTGCGAAGCTGGCATTGGGGAGGAGTCAGGGTGTGAAGCTGGCATTGGGGAGGAGTCAGGGTGTGAAGCTGGCATTGGGGAGTCAGGGTGTGAAGCTGGCATTGGGGAGGAGTCAGGGTGTGAAGCTGGTATTGGGGAGTCAGGGTGTGAAGCTGGTATTGGGGAGTCAGGGTGTGAAGCTGGTATTGGGGAGGAGTCAGGGTGTGAAGCTGGCATTGGGGAGGAGTCAGGGTGTGAAGCAGATATTGGGGAGTCAGAGGGTGACGCAGGTATTGCGGTGTCAGGGTGTGAAGCTGGTATTAGGGAGGAGTCAGGGTGTGAAGCTGGTATTGGGGAGTCAGGGTGTGACGCAGGTATTGTGGTGTCAGGGTGTGATGCTGGCATTGGGGTATCAGGGTGTGAAGCTGGTATTGGGGAGTCAGGGTGTTAA